From one Trueperella pyogenes genomic stretch:
- a CDS encoding carbohydrate ABC transporter permease → MLARVGKILLWGFVGVLLVLAVLPFILMVVSSLQETTKLTFFITPETFTLSNYVKLFTVQGFGSAIFTSLSVVIIACVLNAVVCSLAAFGFAFKRFPGSEALFWVYLGTMMIPAQVTMIPMFIMFRELGILGSTFALAIPVVNAFGVFLIRQFMYSIPPSLLDAARIDGASDFRIFLTIVLPLIRSVLVALTVFTFLTTWNDFMWPLISLTSDDTRTVTLAVSQMTGAFETQYGMVMAGTTIAFLVPFLVYVFCQRQFVEGVTSTGIKG, encoded by the coding sequence ATGCTAGCCCGTGTCGGTAAGATCCTGCTTTGGGGATTCGTGGGCGTGCTTCTCGTGCTCGCCGTGTTGCCCTTTATCTTGATGGTCGTCAGCTCTCTTCAAGAGACGACGAAACTCACGTTCTTCATCACCCCCGAAACGTTCACCTTGAGCAACTACGTCAAGCTGTTCACAGTCCAGGGCTTCGGCTCGGCGATCTTCACTTCACTGAGCGTCGTCATTATCGCCTGCGTATTGAATGCCGTTGTGTGTTCCCTTGCGGCTTTCGGTTTCGCGTTCAAGCGCTTCCCTGGATCCGAGGCGCTCTTTTGGGTTTACCTTGGCACAATGATGATCCCCGCCCAGGTCACGATGATCCCAATGTTCATCATGTTCCGCGAGTTGGGCATCCTCGGTTCAACTTTCGCCCTCGCTATTCCCGTAGTTAACGCCTTCGGCGTCTTCCTGATCCGCCAGTTCATGTACTCCATACCGCCGTCATTGCTCGACGCCGCTCGGATCGACGGAGCATCAGACTTCCGCATCTTCCTCACGATCGTCCTGCCGCTGATCAGGTCGGTTCTTGTGGCGCTGACCGTGTTCACATTCCTCACCACCTGGAACGACTTCATGTGGCCGCTCATCTCCCTGACCTCGGACGATACCCGTACCGTTACGCTCGCCGTCTCGCAGATGACCGGCGCTTTTGAAACCCAATATGGCATGGTAATGGCGGGCACCACCATCGCCTTCCTCGTTCCCTTCCTCGTCTACGTCTTCTGCCAGCGCCAGTTCGTCGAGGGCGTCACCTCAACCGGCATTAAGGGCTGA
- a CDS encoding carbohydrate ABC transporter permease, with the protein MAIRPSNKTRKSKFLQRWSGTAYVMPSFAILLLIALIPILYTAYLSFTKYDVLSDPVWYGTANYEKLATDQKFWSAMKNTVIYTVFTVPLQIFIPMLLADVLAKTEVKWLSSFVRSVLFVPVVASLILVGTVWRYMLSGDTGFFNSVLATVGIDPINFLGNPTWAMVVVIVVSAWKNIGYFLVLFYAGVLDIPGERYEAASVDGANRIQQFFYITIPGLRPVMVLCIILSTIWSFQVFDLVYVMTGGGPGGATTTLVMAIYQQGFKLFQMGSASAIAIVLLGIIVVFSAAQKLIIKEEN; encoded by the coding sequence ATGGCGATCAGGCCATCGAATAAGACTAGAAAGAGCAAGTTTTTGCAGCGCTGGTCGGGAACCGCGTACGTGATGCCGTCCTTCGCCATCCTCCTGCTCATTGCGCTGATTCCAATCTTGTACACGGCATACTTGTCGTTTACCAAGTACGACGTCCTCTCCGACCCAGTCTGGTATGGCACCGCAAATTACGAAAAGCTCGCCACTGATCAGAAGTTCTGGTCAGCGATGAAAAACACCGTCATCTACACGGTCTTCACTGTGCCGCTGCAGATTTTCATCCCGATGCTGCTGGCTGACGTACTCGCGAAAACCGAGGTGAAGTGGCTCTCCAGCTTCGTGCGCTCTGTGCTCTTCGTGCCCGTCGTCGCCTCCCTCATCCTGGTCGGCACTGTCTGGCGCTACATGCTCTCTGGAGACACGGGCTTCTTCAACTCGGTCCTGGCCACAGTAGGCATTGATCCAATCAATTTCCTCGGCAATCCGACGTGGGCGATGGTTGTAGTCATCGTCGTCAGCGCGTGGAAGAACATCGGTTACTTCCTCGTCTTGTTCTACGCAGGCGTTCTTGACATCCCCGGCGAACGCTATGAAGCCGCCTCCGTAGACGGCGCAAACCGCATACAACAATTCTTCTACATCACGATTCCTGGCCTGCGGCCGGTCATGGTTCTGTGCATTATCCTGTCGACCATCTGGTCATTCCAGGTCTTCGACCTGGTCTACGTCATGACCGGTGGAGGCCCCGGCGGCGCGACGACGACGCTCGTCATGGCCATCTACCAGCAAGGATTCAAGCTATTCCAGATGGGCTCCGCCTCCGCTATTGCCATTGTGCTCCTCGGGATCATCGTAGTGTTCTCCGCCGCGCAAAAGCTCATCATTAAGGAGGAGAACTAA
- a CDS encoding ABC transporter substrate-binding protein, with protein MKRLLKTATAAAAALALLAGCSGTGSSSETTGANGPTKLNMWVPPLAANNEDKALWDEIVAPFEKENNVDVNITVIPWDAYETKYLTGISSNDGPDVGYMYSEMIGDYIAKNQLVDMTDKVTKEQKDNFYFLKNGEFAGKQYSIPLIVGGARVLFYNKDLLAKAGVDVPTTWDEFLAAGVKLKEAGIKPYTAAWGDPARGAMNHVFFPYLFQAGGKLFADDGSKTLFDSPEMLEAAKFIVKLREKGVLDETTTGTTPETQRKDFEEGKAAFVITSDQDMQKWTEAGINWGAIPSLKGKTEGTFIASDSLTMLKKCTNPDLCYKLISFVTSGSQMEKLHKQAAFPPLGKDEKSNYPEQFAKMYAEKANILHPLPVIPNSAGTYQVLYANLQQMLNGQKTPEQALGDAAKEANELLAK; from the coding sequence ATGAAGCGCCTACTGAAAACCGCGACCGCCGCAGCGGCTGCGCTAGCGCTCCTGGCGGGTTGTTCTGGCACAGGGAGCTCGTCAGAGACCACGGGGGCAAACGGCCCCACCAAGCTAAACATGTGGGTCCCCCCACTAGCGGCCAACAATGAAGACAAAGCCCTGTGGGACGAGATCGTCGCCCCCTTCGAAAAAGAAAACAACGTCGACGTCAACATCACCGTCATCCCGTGGGATGCCTACGAAACCAAGTACCTCACCGGCATCTCCTCCAACGACGGCCCCGATGTGGGCTACATGTACTCCGAAATGATTGGCGACTACATCGCCAAGAACCAGCTCGTGGACATGACCGACAAAGTCACCAAAGAGCAAAAGGACAACTTCTACTTCCTCAAGAACGGCGAATTTGCCGGCAAGCAGTACTCGATCCCGCTGATCGTCGGCGGTGCGCGCGTCCTGTTCTACAACAAGGATCTGCTGGCCAAGGCCGGCGTCGACGTCCCAACGACGTGGGATGAGTTCCTCGCCGCAGGCGTCAAGCTCAAGGAAGCCGGCATCAAGCCCTACACTGCCGCGTGGGGCGATCCCGCGCGCGGCGCCATGAACCACGTATTCTTCCCCTACCTCTTCCAGGCCGGCGGCAAGCTCTTCGCCGACGACGGGTCGAAGACCCTCTTCGACTCCCCAGAAATGTTGGAAGCGGCCAAGTTCATCGTGAAGCTGCGCGAGAAGGGGGTTCTGGACGAAACAACCACCGGAACCACCCCCGAAACCCAGCGTAAGGACTTCGAAGAGGGCAAGGCGGCATTCGTCATCACTTCGGACCAAGACATGCAAAAATGGACCGAGGCAGGTATCAACTGGGGCGCGATTCCGTCGCTCAAAGGCAAAACCGAAGGCACGTTCATCGCCTCCGACTCGCTGACCATGCTCAAGAAGTGCACCAACCCGGATCTGTGTTACAAGCTGATCTCTTTCGTCACCTCCGGGTCGCAGATGGAGAAGTTGCACAAGCAAGCTGCCTTCCCGCCGCTGGGCAAGGACGAGAAGTCCAATTACCCCGAGCAGTTCGCGAAGATGTACGCCGAAAAGGCGAACATCCTTCACCCCCTCCCCGTCATCCCCAATAGCGCGGGCACCTACCAGGTCCTCTATGCAAACCTTCAGCAGATGCTGAACGGCCAGAAGACCCCCGAGCAAGCTCTCGGCGACGCAGCCAAGGAGGCCAACGAGTTGCTCGCGAAGTAA
- a CDS encoding ROK family transcriptional regulator: MSMHPALTPNASGDVGVSALMRDNSVHAVLNALSEEPRTFSITELCRMSKLSRPTVTRILNDLMAEGLVHTKTATRSHAAGGRKPQLFSLNRKHHCGVVLRVNYDVVEGFALDAAGDVLTDVSDRFSDYGEVAEYLAGVLRKILNDAQCPVFSAAVVVMGIVHRGRVVRSESFPMLNDNLWIDQLNEILREHGHEAQVVALNDAKVAAQWMYDQLVTPEGGPDSMIALHCSEDLGCGLIFDGVLLDGAHGAAGEILQETDGEWMTVSKYLRALESEHGMSIRQLFAAAPALDQETPFVRTLGTLIGKALVPMVLTLDPDTVAVGGAIVDCGTPLIKAIEAELNKATPTPPLVSMAPRGAKSVKEGAKMFVLAQARNATMGLLNGSSWA, translated from the coding sequence ATGAGTATGCACCCGGCACTAACCCCCAATGCGTCTGGGGATGTTGGGGTCTCGGCGCTCATGCGCGATAACTCGGTACACGCAGTTCTCAACGCGCTCTCCGAAGAACCCCGCACTTTCTCCATTACCGAGCTGTGTCGGATGAGCAAGCTGTCGCGCCCCACCGTGACACGCATACTCAACGACCTCATGGCCGAAGGCCTCGTCCACACCAAAACCGCCACGCGTTCCCACGCGGCCGGGGGCCGCAAGCCGCAACTCTTTTCCCTCAATCGGAAGCACCACTGCGGCGTCGTGCTTCGCGTGAATTACGACGTCGTTGAGGGATTCGCGCTCGACGCGGCCGGTGACGTCCTCACTGACGTGTCCGACCGATTCTCTGACTACGGAGAGGTCGCGGAGTACCTCGCGGGCGTCCTGCGGAAAATCCTGAACGATGCGCAGTGCCCGGTTTTTTCGGCTGCGGTGGTTGTGATGGGGATCGTGCACCGCGGGCGCGTGGTGCGTTCGGAGTCTTTCCCCATGCTCAACGACAACTTGTGGATTGACCAGCTCAACGAGATTCTGCGCGAGCACGGCCACGAGGCGCAGGTAGTCGCTCTCAATGACGCAAAGGTCGCCGCGCAGTGGATGTATGACCAGCTCGTCACCCCAGAAGGCGGCCCTGACTCGATGATCGCCCTGCACTGCTCCGAAGACCTCGGCTGTGGGTTGATTTTCGACGGCGTACTGCTCGATGGCGCCCACGGCGCGGCCGGGGAAATCCTGCAGGAAACTGACGGCGAGTGGATGACCGTGTCGAAGTACTTGCGGGCCTTGGAAAGCGAGCACGGCATGTCGATCCGGCAGCTCTTCGCCGCGGCGCCCGCCCTCGATCAGGAAACCCCCTTCGTACGCACTTTGGGGACACTCATCGGCAAGGCGCTTGTCCCGATGGTGCTCACGCTCGATCCGGACACAGTCGCCGTCGGCGGTGCGATCGTGGACTGCGGAACCCCGCTGATCAAAGCGATCGAAGCTGAGCTGAACAAGGCAACCCCCACTCCACCCCTCGTGAGCATGGCACCCCGGGGCGCAAAATCGGTCAAGGAGGGAGCGAAAATGTTCGTGCTTGCACAGGCCAGGAATGCGACGATGGGACTGCTCAACGGGAGTTCGTGGGCGTAG
- a CDS encoding Gfo/Idh/MocA family protein → MTINYGIIGTGYFGAELGRALARLDGAKVLGVFDPANAVQCARELGAEIFASADALINDPRIDAVVVASPNNQHVEPVLAAARAGKAIFAEKPIALNYADCRAMVDAAREAGVVFMAGHVMNFMNGVRLAKRIIAEGRLGRVLHVRAARTGWEAEQPVATWKKVRALSGGHLYHHIHELDCVQSILGPARFATMVGGNVAHRGIDDVDDMLLIQLQFDDAFATLEYGSAFHWPEHHVLIQGELGAIMIDLQEVGVTVRIGDEEETHLLHRTPEEDRQRADIYASLTTTDGAVQYGHPDEEPPLWLAGIVEEEMTYFHGLMQGEPIAQEFAKLSDGMAAMEAIATADACTLSMKENRKVAIAEITQAV, encoded by the coding sequence ATGACCATCAATTACGGCATCATCGGCACGGGCTACTTCGGCGCGGAACTCGGCCGTGCCCTCGCCCGCCTCGACGGCGCGAAAGTCCTCGGCGTCTTCGACCCGGCCAACGCCGTGCAGTGCGCCCGTGAGCTCGGCGCGGAAATCTTCGCCTCGGCGGATGCTCTCATCAACGATCCGCGCATCGACGCCGTCGTCGTCGCTTCCCCAAATAACCAGCACGTCGAGCCGGTACTGGCGGCCGCCCGTGCAGGTAAGGCGATCTTCGCGGAAAAGCCTATCGCCCTGAACTACGCCGATTGCCGCGCGATGGTCGACGCGGCGCGAGAGGCCGGCGTCGTATTTATGGCAGGTCACGTCATGAACTTTATGAACGGTGTCCGCCTGGCCAAGCGGATTATCGCCGAGGGCCGTCTCGGCCGGGTGCTGCACGTGCGCGCGGCGCGCACGGGCTGGGAGGCAGAGCAGCCGGTAGCCACGTGGAAGAAAGTTCGCGCCCTGTCGGGTGGGCACCTCTACCACCACATCCACGAGCTCGACTGCGTCCAGTCCATCCTCGGCCCGGCGCGTTTTGCCACGATGGTCGGGGGAAATGTGGCCCATCGTGGAATCGACGACGTCGACGACATGCTCCTCATCCAGCTCCAGTTCGACGACGCGTTTGCCACCCTCGAATACGGTTCGGCCTTCCACTGGCCGGAACACCACGTCCTGATCCAGGGGGAGTTGGGGGCGATCATGATTGACCTGCAGGAGGTCGGGGTCACGGTGCGCATCGGCGACGAGGAGGAGACCCACCTCCTGCACCGCACCCCTGAAGAGGATCGTCAACGCGCGGACATCTATGCCTCATTGACGACGACGGACGGCGCAGTCCAATACGGCCACCCGGATGAGGAACCCCCGCTCTGGCTGGCCGGGATCGTGGAGGAGGAGATGACCTACTTCCACGGGCTCATGCAGGGCGAGCCGATCGCGCAGGAGTTCGCGAAACTCTCCGACGGCATGGCGGCGATGGAGGCGATTGCTACGGCGGATGCATGCACGCTGTCGATGAAGGAGAACCGAAAAGTCGCGATTGCGGAGATCACGCAGGCAGTTTAG
- a CDS encoding DUF4032 domain-containing protein: protein MIRSLQITSAQVEPALLDLPWNVPLEEWPASIIAALPRGISRHIVRFAYLEGKVVAVKEIGESVAHHEYETLRNLNRLDAPCVEPLAVITGRYDDAGEPLNAALVTHHLPFSLPYRSLFGQASMRVDTVRRLIDALAVLMVRLHLLGFYWGDVSLSNTLFRRDAGEFSAYLVDAETGELEDNLSERKRHYDIDVARVNIIGELMDLQAGAILDSEFDAIAVGNRFEERYRELWSELTSEESFDRSERWRVDARIRRLNDLGFEVGELAMSTDIGGTSISIQPKVVDLGHYSRKLMRLTGLDVEEKQARRLVNDMEYYRTATGKSGVPLEIVAHEWMMNVYEPTVQAVPPELRAKLQPAQLFHEILEHRWFCSERQGRDVPMAEAVGSYVNDVLAHRRDESRFIGSAADGPTTEEFEIGTIFGD from the coding sequence ATGATCAGATCCCTACAGATCACTTCTGCACAGGTCGAGCCCGCACTTCTTGACCTGCCGTGGAACGTGCCGCTCGAGGAGTGGCCGGCGTCGATCATCGCGGCCCTCCCCCGCGGTATTTCACGACACATTGTCCGCTTCGCCTACCTGGAGGGCAAGGTCGTGGCGGTCAAAGAGATCGGTGAATCGGTCGCCCACCACGAGTACGAGACGCTGCGCAACCTCAACCGCCTGGACGCGCCGTGCGTCGAGCCATTGGCGGTGATCACCGGCCGCTACGACGACGCCGGTGAGCCCCTCAACGCCGCCCTCGTCACTCACCATCTGCCCTTCTCACTGCCGTACCGTTCCTTGTTTGGCCAGGCCTCCATGCGGGTCGATACGGTTCGTCGGCTGATTGATGCCCTCGCCGTACTCATGGTTCGCCTGCACCTGCTGGGCTTTTACTGGGGCGACGTCTCCTTGTCCAACACGCTCTTTAGGCGCGACGCCGGCGAATTCTCCGCCTATCTGGTAGACGCAGAAACCGGCGAGCTCGAAGATAACCTCTCCGAGCGCAAGCGCCACTACGACATCGACGTCGCACGCGTCAACATCATCGGCGAGCTCATGGATCTGCAAGCTGGCGCCATCCTGGATTCCGAATTCGATGCGATCGCCGTCGGCAACCGTTTCGAGGAACGCTACCGCGAGCTGTGGAGCGAGCTCACCAGCGAAGAGTCTTTCGACCGCTCCGAACGCTGGCGCGTGGACGCGCGCATCCGCCGGCTCAACGACCTCGGCTTCGAGGTAGGCGAATTGGCCATGTCCACCGATATCGGCGGCACCTCAATTTCCATCCAGCCCAAAGTAGTGGACCTCGGCCACTACTCGCGCAAGCTTATGCGCCTGACTGGCCTGGACGTTGAGGAAAAGCAGGCGCGCCGCCTAGTCAACGACATGGAGTACTATCGAACCGCCACCGGAAAATCAGGCGTCCCGCTGGAAATCGTGGCTCACGAGTGGATGATGAATGTCTACGAGCCAACCGTCCAAGCCGTCCCGCCCGAGCTGCGCGCCAAGCTGCAACCCGCCCAGCTGTTCCACGAAATACTCGAACACCGCTGGTTTTGTTCCGAGCGCCAAGGCCGCGACGTCCCCATGGCCGAGGCTGTCGGCTCGTACGTCAATGACGTCCTAGCTCATCGCCGCGACGAGTCGCGGTTCATTGGCTCCGCCGCCGACGGGCCGACGACGGAGGAATTCGAGATCGGAACCATCTTCGGAGACTAA
- a CDS encoding ABC transporter ATP-binding protein: protein MATVTFENATRVYPGATTPAVDALNLEIKDGEFLVLVGPSGCGKSTSLRMLAGLEDVNSGRIYIGDRDVTDVSPKDRDIAMVFQNYALYPHMTVADNMGFALKIAGEKKEVIRQRVEEAAKILDLTQYLDRKPKALSGGQRQRVAMGRAIVRKPQVFLMDEPLSNLDAKLRVQTRTQIASLQRSLGVTTVYVTHDQTEALTMGDRIAVLKDGILQQVASPAEMFSRPANAFVAGFIGSPAMNLGPWRIEGSDAVFGDARFSLPAPVLDAVRADGSLIVGLRPEALEVAGPGEGGIPIKVTFVESLGSDAYVYGTIVGAERESDSFGSGDQSETMVVRIEPYVVPKAGEIVYLKPKAEHTHFFSASTGSRIETGAEAIIENVDNTAAEVRIEDPKA, encoded by the coding sequence ATGGCGACTGTTACATTTGAAAACGCTACTCGCGTCTACCCCGGAGCAACCACTCCCGCAGTTGATGCACTTAATCTCGAGATTAAGGACGGGGAATTCCTCGTGCTCGTCGGCCCCTCGGGCTGCGGTAAGTCCACCTCGCTACGCATGCTCGCGGGCCTTGAGGACGTCAACTCCGGCCGCATCTACATTGGCGATCGCGACGTCACCGACGTCTCCCCTAAGGACCGTGACATCGCCATGGTCTTCCAGAACTACGCCCTCTACCCGCACATGACTGTTGCGGACAACATGGGCTTCGCCCTCAAGATCGCCGGCGAGAAGAAGGAAGTTATCCGTCAGCGCGTCGAGGAAGCAGCCAAGATCCTCGACTTGACCCAGTACCTCGATCGCAAGCCAAAGGCACTCTCCGGTGGCCAGCGTCAGCGCGTCGCCATGGGTCGCGCCATCGTCCGTAAGCCGCAGGTCTTCCTCATGGACGAGCCGCTGTCGAATTTGGACGCCAAGCTCCGCGTTCAGACCCGCACACAGATCGCCTCGCTACAACGCTCGCTCGGCGTCACCACCGTTTACGTCACCCACGACCAGACTGAGGCGCTCACCATGGGCGATCGTATCGCGGTTCTCAAGGATGGTATCCTCCAGCAGGTAGCTTCCCCGGCGGAGATGTTCTCCCGCCCGGCCAATGCCTTTGTGGCGGGCTTCATCGGCTCCCCGGCCATGAACCTCGGCCCGTGGCGGATCGAGGGCAGCGACGCCGTCTTCGGCGACGCCCGCTTCTCGCTCCCGGCCCCCGTGCTCGACGCCGTGCGCGCCGACGGCTCGCTCATCGTGGGCCTGCGCCCCGAAGCACTCGAAGTCGCTGGCCCCGGTGAGGGCGGGATCCCGATCAAGGTCACCTTCGTCGAGTCCCTCGGTTCGGACGCCTACGTGTACGGCACGATCGTTGGCGCGGAGCGCGAGTCCGACAGCTTCGGTTCCGGCGACCAGTCCGAGACGATGGTCGTGCGCATCGAGCCCTACGTGGTCCCCAAGGCCGGCGAGATCGTCTACCTCAAGCCGAAGGCCGAGCACACCCACTTCTTCTCCGCCTCCACCGGCAGCCGCATCGAGACCGGCGCTGAGGCCATCATCGAGAATGTGGACAACACCGCAGCCGAGGTTCGCATTGAGGATCCCAAGGCCTAG